In one window of Calypte anna isolate BGI_N300 chromosome 27, bCalAnn1_v1.p, whole genome shotgun sequence DNA:
- the RND2 gene encoding rho-related GTP-binding protein RhoN: MEGHLARCKIVVVGDTQCGKTALLHVFAKDCYPESYVPTVFENYTASFEIDKQRTELNMWDTSGSAYYDNVRPLAYPDSDAVLICFDISRPETLDSVLKKWQGETQEFCPNAKIVLVGCKLDMRTDLNTLRELSKQRLIPVTHEQGSALARQIGAVAYAECSSKVSENSVRDVFHVTTLASVNRVQKNLKRSNSKRGLKRASQMSGRTDLLSDTEIRKDRAKSCSIM, translated from the exons ATGGAGGGGCACCTGGCGCGCTGCAAGATCGTGGTGGTGGGGGACACGCAGTGCGGCAAGACCGCGCTGCTCCACGTCTTCGCCAAGGATTGCTACCCCGAg AGCTACGTGCCCACCGTCTTCGAGAACTACACGGCCAGCTTCGAGATCGACAAGCAGCGCACCGAGCTCAACATGTGGGACACCTCAG gcTCAGCATATTATGACAACGTCCGTCCCTTGGCCTACCCAGACTCAGACGCTGTGCTCATCTGCTTTGACATCAGCCGCCCAGAGACCCTGGACAGTGTGCTCAAGAAG TGGCAAGGGGAAACTCAGGAATTCTGCCCCAATGCAAAGATTGTGCTGGTTGGCTGCAAGCTGGACATGCGGACAGACTTAAACACACTCCGGGAGCTTTCCAAGCAGCGCCTGATCCCCGTGACACACGAGCAG GGCAGTGCACTGGCACGGCAGATTGGGGCAGTGGCCTATGCAGAATGCTCCTCCAAGGTCTCAGAGAACAGTGTCCGGGATGTGTTTCATGTCACCACGCTCGCCTCGGTCAACAGGGTCCAGAAGAACTTGAAACGCAGCAACTCCAAACGGGGACTGAAACGGGCATCCCAGATGTCTGGCAGGACAGACTTACTGAGTGACACAGAGATCAGGAAAGACCGAGCcaagagctgctccatcatGTGA